A genome region from Thermomonospora amylolytica includes the following:
- a CDS encoding DUF5691 domain-containing protein: MSTWDEHVSTALLGTRRRSVPAPPAVPGGAVAGEGEDAAWRLLEQAAVLAVARRAGWRPGTAEEFSPVAACPAESAPVVPPAAARRLERILTEGDLGLLPEWLETAAARGYRVPAGLLPRLLELGRGSTALRPAIAGAAGRRGVWLALRNTDWAYLVGMSADAVGDDPQVWQTGTRNERVAHLTRLRRRDPAAAVRTLRETWTREPAPDRAAFLATFEHGLSDADEEFLEAALDDRGKDVRRLAADLLARLPGSAYGRRMAERARACVRPEVRTVRRRRQTWLVVEPPQGHDEDMARDGIPFHPPGSFMAGSLADRPVGARAGWLREILARTPLSTWTDLLDRPPMQVVCLPVADAREGARQDKDGDERSTRDLHTGWVRATVWQRDVEWARALLKSGVLFADESQAMADLLGVLPEGERAAVAGDLLRWIERPDQAVTLLECIPGPWTGELAEAVLVLLTSLATEEAEARSARRRHRGLASLCELAAHRLSPDAAPRVQRLARAWPDHRPLDELAHTLGFRDEMLRELA, translated from the coding sequence GTGAGCACGTGGGACGAGCATGTCAGCACGGCCCTGCTGGGGACCCGGCGGCGTTCGGTTCCGGCGCCGCCCGCCGTGCCAGGCGGTGCCGTCGCCGGCGAGGGCGAGGACGCGGCGTGGCGGCTGCTGGAGCAGGCCGCGGTGCTGGCGGTGGCGCGCCGGGCCGGGTGGCGGCCGGGGACGGCGGAGGAGTTCTCGCCGGTGGCGGCCTGCCCGGCGGAGAGCGCCCCGGTGGTGCCCCCGGCGGCGGCGCGGCGGCTGGAGCGGATCCTGACCGAGGGCGACCTGGGGCTGCTGCCGGAGTGGCTGGAGACGGCGGCCGCGCGCGGCTACCGGGTGCCCGCCGGGCTGCTGCCCCGGCTGCTGGAGCTGGGACGGGGCTCGACGGCGCTGCGGCCGGCGATCGCCGGGGCGGCCGGACGGCGCGGGGTGTGGCTGGCCCTGCGCAACACCGACTGGGCCTACCTGGTCGGGATGAGCGCCGACGCCGTGGGCGACGACCCGCAGGTGTGGCAGACCGGCACCCGCAACGAGCGCGTCGCCCACCTGACGCGGCTGCGGCGGCGGGACCCGGCGGCGGCGGTGCGGACGCTGCGGGAGACGTGGACGCGGGAGCCGGCACCGGACCGCGCCGCGTTCCTGGCCACGTTCGAGCACGGGCTGTCGGACGCCGACGAGGAGTTCCTGGAGGCAGCCCTGGACGACCGGGGCAAGGACGTGCGGCGGCTGGCCGCCGACCTGCTGGCCCGGCTGCCGGGCTCGGCGTACGGGCGGCGGATGGCCGAGCGCGCCCGCGCCTGCGTGCGCCCCGAGGTCCGCACGGTCCGCAGGCGGCGGCAGACCTGGCTCGTCGTGGAGCCGCCCCAGGGTCACGACGAGGACATGGCCCGGGACGGGATCCCGTTCCATCCGCCGGGCTCGTTCATGGCCGGCTCCCTGGCCGACCGCCCGGTCGGGGCGCGGGCCGGGTGGCTGCGCGAGATCCTGGCGCGCACCCCGCTGTCCACCTGGACGGACCTGCTGGACCGGCCGCCGATGCAGGTGGTGTGCCTGCCGGTCGCCGACGCCCGCGAAGGCGCCCGCCAGGACAAGGACGGCGACGAGCGCAGCACCCGCGACCTGCACACCGGCTGGGTGCGCGCCACCGTGTGGCAGCGCGACGTCGAGTGGGCGCGGGCCCTGCTGAAGAGCGGGGTGCTGTTCGCCGACGAGTCCCAGGCGATGGCCGACCTGCTGGGCGTGCTCCCCGAGGGGGAGCGCGCCGCGGTGGCCGGCGACCTGCTGCGCTGGATCGAGCGGCCGGACCAGGCGGTCACCCTGCTGGAGTGCATCCCCGGCCCGTGGACCGGTGAGCTGGCCGAGGCCGTGCTGGTGCTGCTGACCTCCCTGGCGACCGAGGAGGCCGAGGCCCGTTCCGCCCGCCGCCGGCACCGCGGCCTGGCGTCGCTCTGCGAGCTGGCCGCCCACCGGCTGTCCCCGGACGCCGCCCCGCGCGTCCAGCGCCTGGCCCGCGCCTGGCCCGACCACCGGCCGCTGGACGAGCTGGCGCACACCCTCGGCTTCCGCGACGAGATGTTGCGGGAACTGGCATGA
- a CDS encoding SWIM zinc finger family protein, producing MDLSEPAFRCSCPSRKFPCKHALALLLLWSDGAVRPGDRPRWAAEWLDQRRERAAQARRKEPAARAPDPRTAQRREQRVDDGVAELSVWLRDRIGQGLARHDDADHGAWDDVARRMVDQQAPGLANTVKGLYSLRYGDDWPGRMLAELGLLALLLRAYRRRAELPEPLRATVRSRVGFTVPQEEVLRGERVRDEWYVTGSRDAEQDQITTRRVWLRGRRTGRSALVLSFAAPGRPLDASLVVGTAFDGELAFYPGAQPLRAIVAERHGPVPAVPQGTTVGGLLQEYADALTRDPWLESWPALLQDVRLATPRDVPVRPDTLHVMDPHGDTLPLRFPSVEESRRDPWRLLAVSGGAPFTLAGEWSPGGLRPLSAWHSQEGLVVL from the coding sequence GTGGATCTGTCGGAACCGGCGTTCCGCTGTTCGTGCCCGAGCCGCAAGTTCCCGTGCAAGCACGCGCTGGCCCTGCTGCTGCTGTGGAGCGACGGCGCGGTGCGGCCCGGCGACCGGCCGCGGTGGGCGGCCGAGTGGCTGGACCAGCGGCGCGAGCGGGCCGCCCAGGCGCGGCGCAAGGAGCCGGCCGCCCGCGCCCCCGACCCCAGGACCGCCCAGCGCCGCGAGCAGCGCGTCGACGACGGGGTGGCCGAGCTGTCGGTGTGGCTGCGCGACCGGATCGGGCAGGGCCTGGCCCGGCACGACGACGCCGACCACGGGGCGTGGGACGACGTGGCCCGCCGGATGGTCGACCAGCAGGCCCCCGGGCTGGCGAACACGGTCAAGGGCCTGTACTCGCTGCGGTACGGCGACGACTGGCCCGGCCGGATGCTGGCGGAGCTGGGGCTGCTGGCCCTGCTGCTGCGGGCGTACCGCCGCCGCGCCGAGCTGCCCGAGCCGCTGCGCGCCACGGTCCGCTCCCGGGTCGGCTTCACCGTCCCGCAGGAGGAGGTGCTGCGCGGCGAACGGGTCCGCGACGAGTGGTACGTGACCGGCTCCCGCGACGCCGAGCAGGACCAGATCACCACCCGCCGGGTCTGGCTGCGCGGGCGGCGCACCGGGCGGTCCGCCCTGGTGCTGTCGTTCGCCGCGCCCGGCCGTCCGCTGGACGCCTCGCTGGTCGTGGGCACGGCGTTCGACGGCGAGCTGGCGTTCTACCCGGGCGCCCAGCCGCTGCGCGCGATCGTGGCCGAACGCCACGGCCCGGTCCCCGCCGTCCCGCAGGGCACCACCGTCGGCGGTCTCCTCCAGGAGTACGCCGACGCGCTGACCCGCGACCCGTGGCTGGAGTCCTGGCCCGCCCTCCTGCAGGACGTCCGCCTGGCCACCCCCAGGGACGTCCCCGTCCGTCCCGACACCCTCCACGTCATGGACCCCCACGGCGACACCCTGCCGCTGCGCTTCCCGTCCGTCGAGGAGTCCCGCCGCGACCCCTGGCGTCTCCTGGCCGTCTCCGGCGGCGCCCCGTTCACCCTGGCCGGCGAGTGGTCCCCCGGCGGTCTGCGTCCGCTGTCCGCCTGGCACTCCCAGGAGGGGCTGGTGGTCCTGTGA
- a CDS encoding DUF5682 family protein: MPRTEFYGIRHHGPGSARSLRRALEEFKPDIVLIEGPPEADAIVRLAADPGMVPPVALLAYTTDPKPPAEDAAAPSDQGRRAAFWPFAEFSPEWQAIRYALEAGIEIRFCDLPAAHQLAFPSPADPADRPADDAAAAPDAAGSGRGPGDAAAVSGWAFGGAGAVPGVSVDERGQGESEGGPGDVASEEERIRLDPLGWLARVAGYDDAERWWEDVVEHRGEGPSPFPAIAEAMAALREDLEERPPSGEHAVPEAYARRERQREAHMRRTLRRALKEGYARVAVVCGAWHVPALQAQVPASEDDRTLRGLPKRKVALTWVPWTHGRLAQWSGYGAGVRSPGWYRHLFVSPDRPIERWLTEAARLLREEDLHVSSAHVIEAVRLAETLAALRGRPLAGLDEVTEAARAVLCEGAEAPLALIRDRMVVGERLGAVPGSTPMVPLQRDLEAERRRLKLKPSALVKEQDLDLRRPLDLERSRLLHRLRLLDVPWGEPAAPLVRGKGTFRETWTLRWQPEFDVALIEAGVWGTTVRGAASARAQALAAEAETLADLTAVAERCLLADLGDALPSVVRALSDLAATDVDVGHLMAALPALVRTLRYGDVRGTSVGGLQTVVDGMVVRICVGLPPAAHGLDDDAARQLLGDINAVHESITLLDSGSGDGPGHTARWRAALAGLLDRPGLHGLVEGRLTRLLHDAGALDDVPARMARAVSVGEEPARAAAWIEGFLSGDGLVLVHDETLLRLVDGWIAGLAADSFTDVLPLLRRTFGRFDAPERRAIGERARALTAPAAASAARIPDDVDPARALPAARAVAQILGWSSPGREEKP, encoded by the coding sequence GTGCCCCGTACCGAGTTCTACGGAATCCGCCACCACGGCCCGGGCTCGGCCCGTTCCCTGCGCCGCGCGCTGGAGGAGTTCAAGCCCGACATCGTCCTGATCGAGGGCCCGCCCGAGGCCGACGCGATCGTCCGTCTGGCCGCCGACCCCGGCATGGTCCCCCCGGTGGCCCTGCTCGCCTACACCACCGACCCCAAACCCCCGGCCGAGGACGCCGCCGCCCCCTCCGACCAGGGCCGCCGCGCCGCCTTCTGGCCGTTCGCCGAGTTCAGCCCCGAGTGGCAGGCCATCCGTTACGCCCTCGAGGCGGGCATCGAGATCCGCTTCTGCGACCTGCCCGCCGCCCACCAGCTCGCCTTCCCCTCCCCCGCCGACCCGGCCGACCGCCCGGCCGACGACGCGGCCGCGGCGCCGGATGCGGCCGGCAGCGGCCGAGGGCCCGGTGACGCCGCCGCTGTGAGCGGGTGGGCGTTCGGTGGGGCCGGGGCCGTTCCCGGGGTCTCGGTCGACGAGCGCGGGCAGGGCGAGAGCGAGGGCGGGCCGGGGGACGTCGCCTCGGAGGAGGAACGGATCCGGCTGGATCCGCTGGGGTGGCTGGCCCGGGTGGCGGGCTATGACGACGCCGAACGGTGGTGGGAGGACGTCGTCGAGCATCGCGGCGAGGGGCCGTCGCCGTTCCCGGCGATCGCGGAGGCGATGGCGGCGCTGCGGGAGGACCTGGAGGAACGGCCGCCGAGCGGGGAGCATGCGGTCCCGGAGGCGTACGCCCGGCGGGAGCGGCAGCGCGAGGCCCACATGCGGCGGACGCTGCGGCGCGCCCTCAAGGAGGGATACGCGCGGGTCGCGGTGGTCTGCGGGGCCTGGCACGTGCCGGCGTTGCAGGCGCAGGTGCCCGCGAGCGAGGACGACCGGACGCTGCGCGGGCTGCCCAAGCGGAAGGTGGCGCTGACCTGGGTGCCGTGGACGCACGGCCGGCTGGCGCAGTGGTCGGGCTACGGGGCGGGGGTGCGGTCCCCCGGCTGGTACCGGCATCTGTTCGTCTCACCGGACCGGCCCATCGAACGCTGGCTGACCGAGGCCGCCCGGCTGCTGCGCGAGGAGGACCTGCATGTCTCGTCCGCCCATGTCATCGAGGCGGTGCGGCTGGCCGAGACGCTGGCCGCGCTGCGCGGCCGGCCGCTGGCGGGACTGGACGAGGTCACCGAGGCCGCCCGCGCGGTGCTGTGCGAGGGCGCCGAGGCGCCGCTGGCACTGATCCGGGACCGGATGGTGGTGGGCGAGCGGCTGGGCGCGGTGCCCGGCAGCACGCCCATGGTGCCGCTGCAGCGCGACCTGGAGGCCGAACGCCGCCGCCTCAAGCTCAAGCCGTCCGCCCTGGTCAAGGAGCAGGACCTGGACCTGCGCAGGCCGCTGGACCTGGAGCGCAGCCGGCTGCTGCACCGGCTGCGGCTGCTGGACGTGCCGTGGGGCGAGCCCGCCGCCCCGCTCGTCCGGGGCAAGGGCACGTTCCGGGAGACCTGGACGCTGCGGTGGCAGCCGGAGTTCGACGTCGCGCTGATCGAGGCCGGGGTGTGGGGCACCACGGTGCGCGGCGCGGCGAGCGCGCGGGCGCAGGCGCTGGCCGCCGAGGCGGAGACGCTCGCCGACCTGACCGCGGTGGCCGAGCGCTGCCTGCTCGCCGACCTGGGCGACGCGCTGCCGTCCGTGGTGCGCGCGCTGTCCGACCTGGCCGCCACCGACGTGGACGTGGGCCATCTGATGGCGGCGCTGCCCGCGCTGGTGCGGACGCTGCGGTACGGCGACGTCCGCGGCACCTCCGTCGGCGGGCTGCAGACGGTGGTGGACGGCATGGTGGTGCGGATCTGCGTGGGCCTGCCGCCCGCCGCCCACGGCCTCGACGACGACGCCGCCCGGCAGCTGCTCGGCGACATCAACGCGGTGCACGAGTCCATCACCCTGCTGGACTCCGGATCCGGCGACGGGCCCGGGCACACGGCGCGCTGGCGGGCCGCCCTCGCCGGCCTGCTCGACCGGCCCGGCCTGCACGGGCTGGTGGAGGGGCGGCTGACCCGGCTGCTGCACGACGCCGGGGCGCTGGACGACGTGCCCGCCCGGATGGCCCGCGCCGTGTCGGTCGGCGAGGAGCCGGCCCGCGCCGCCGCGTGGATCGAGGGGTTCCTGTCCGGCGACGGGCTCGTGCTGGTCCACGACGAGACGCTGCTGCGCCTGGTGGACGGCTGGATCGCCGGGCTGGCGGCGGACTCGTTCACCGACGTGCTGCCGCTGCTGCGCCGCACGTTCGGCCGGTTCGACGCCCCGGAACGGCGCGCCATCGGCGAACGCGCCCGCGCCCTGACCGCCCCCGCCGCCGCGTCGGCCGCGCGCATCCCCGACGACGTCGACCCGGCCCGCGCGCTCCCGGCGGCCCGGGCGGTCGCGCAGATCCTCGGCTGGTCCTCCCCCGGCAGGGAGGAGAAGCCATGA
- a CDS encoding CaiB/BaiF CoA transferase family protein codes for MSGSKRGPLSGVRVIELAGIGPGPFAAMLLADLGAEVIRVDRPSAVVPDVPEAVATDFTNRGKRSIAVDLKSDRGRQVVLRLVERADALIEGFRPGVTERLGLGPDDCMAVNPRLVYGRMTGWGQQGMLSQSAGHDIGYIATTGALHAIGRAGGPPQVPLNLLGDFAGGSMYLIVGMLAALLEAHKSGRGQVVDAAIVDGTAHLTTFIHGFLAGGLWRDERGVNMLDTGAPWYDVYETADGKHVAVGAIEPQFYAEFLRQLGLKDADDLPGQHDRAGWPRLRERFAEAFRTRTRDEWAEIFLPGDACVAPVLSLTEAPEHPYNTERDVFVEYEGHLQPAPAPRFSRTPGEIASPPALPGRHTREVLAEFGVDDVDGLLADGVVAQG; via the coding sequence ATGAGCGGGTCGAAGCGCGGACCGCTGTCGGGCGTCAGGGTGATCGAGCTGGCCGGGATCGGGCCCGGCCCGTTCGCCGCCATGCTGCTGGCCGACCTGGGCGCCGAGGTGATCCGGGTGGACAGGCCCTCGGCGGTGGTCCCGGACGTGCCGGAGGCGGTGGCCACCGACTTCACCAACCGGGGCAAGCGGTCCATCGCGGTCGACCTGAAGTCCGACCGGGGCAGGCAGGTGGTGCTGAGGCTGGTCGAGAGGGCCGACGCGCTGATCGAGGGCTTCCGGCCGGGCGTGACCGAACGGCTCGGCCTCGGCCCCGACGACTGCATGGCGGTCAACCCGAGGCTGGTGTACGGCCGGATGACCGGCTGGGGCCAGCAGGGGATGCTGTCGCAGAGCGCCGGGCACGACATCGGCTACATCGCCACCACCGGCGCGCTGCACGCCATCGGCCGGGCGGGAGGCCCGCCGCAGGTGCCGCTCAACCTGCTCGGCGACTTCGCCGGCGGCAGCATGTACCTGATCGTCGGGATGCTCGCCGCCCTGCTGGAGGCGCACAAGAGCGGACGGGGCCAGGTGGTGGACGCCGCGATCGTCGACGGCACCGCGCACCTGACCACGTTCATCCACGGCTTCCTGGCCGGGGGCCTGTGGCGGGACGAGCGCGGCGTGAACATGCTGGACACCGGCGCCCCCTGGTACGACGTGTACGAGACCGCCGACGGCAAGCACGTGGCCGTCGGCGCGATCGAGCCGCAGTTCTACGCCGAGTTCCTGCGCCAGCTGGGCCTCAAGGACGCCGACGATCTGCCCGGCCAGCACGACCGGGCGGGCTGGCCGAGGCTGCGCGAGCGGTTCGCCGAGGCGTTCCGGACCAGGACCCGCGACGAGTGGGCGGAGATCTTCCTGCCCGGTGACGCCTGCGTGGCGCCGGTGCTGTCGCTGACCGAGGCCCCCGAGCACCCCTACAACACCGAACGCGACGTGTTCGTCGAGTACGAGGGGCACCTGCAGCCCGCGCCCGCGCCGCGCTTCTCCCGTACTCCCGGGGAGATCGCCTCGCCGCCCGCCCTGCCCGGCAGGCACACCCGCGAGGTGCTGGCGGAGTTCGGCGTCGACGACGTGGACGGTCTGCTGGCCGACGGGGTGGTCGCCCAGGGCTGA
- a CDS encoding alpha/beta fold hydrolase — MERITARDGARIALHSTGTGPGIVVVHGGGVTIDIYRRLAAALAGRFTVHLYNRRGRADAPPRSQPYTVEQDVDDLATVLEHTGARNVIGHSYGGFVALRAALRLPMDRLALYDAAICVDGGFPTAWLDAAREALRAGDTARALAITGAGINPQMPASRLPPAVQTAICRAFLRTRIGRTMGDLLPATLEEADQARAYDGPAEQWAGITAEVLLACGVDGPPYYADINEALARVLPRARTLQIPRSGHDAVNRARRRLVEPLAAFFAGAGVEEARPATE; from the coding sequence ATGGAGCGGATCACGGCACGGGACGGCGCGCGCATCGCGCTGCACTCCACGGGGACCGGGCCCGGCATCGTGGTGGTGCACGGGGGCGGGGTCACGATCGACATCTACCGCCGGCTGGCCGCGGCGCTGGCCGGCCGGTTCACGGTGCACCTCTACAACCGGCGGGGACGGGCGGACGCCCCGCCCAGATCACAGCCCTACACGGTCGAGCAGGACGTCGACGACCTCGCCACCGTCCTGGAGCACACCGGTGCCCGGAACGTCATCGGGCACAGCTACGGCGGCTTCGTCGCGCTGCGGGCCGCGCTCCGGCTGCCGATGGACCGCCTCGCGCTCTACGACGCGGCGATCTGCGTCGACGGCGGTTTCCCCACCGCCTGGCTCGACGCCGCACGGGAGGCGCTGCGGGCCGGTGACACCGCCCGCGCCCTCGCGATCACCGGCGCCGGCATCAACCCGCAGATGCCGGCCTCGAGGCTGCCGCCGGCCGTCCAGACCGCGATCTGCCGGGCGTTCCTGCGCACCCGGATCGGGCGGACCATGGGCGATCTGCTGCCGGCGACCCTGGAGGAGGCCGACCAGGCGCGGGCGTACGACGGCCCCGCCGAGCAGTGGGCGGGGATCACCGCCGAGGTACTGCTGGCCTGCGGCGTCGACGGCCCGCCCTACTACGCCGACATCAACGAGGCGCTGGCCCGCGTTCTGCCGAGAGCCCGGACCCTGCAGATCCCCCGCAGCGGCCACGACGCCGTCAACAGGGCGCGCCGCAGACTCGTCGAGCCGCTCGCCGCGTTCTTCGCGGGCGCGGGGGTCGAGGAGGCCAGGCCGGCCACCGAGTAG
- a CDS encoding ATP-binding protein, with protein MAEAAGPPAHDRTGSADRQTERTVLRPHAEQQFADELALLAASDDRPRPPGWRLSPWAVTTYLLGGELPGGGVVTPKYVGPRRLMEVAVATLATDRALLLLGVPGTAKTWVSEHLAAAVCGDSTLLVQGTAGTSEEAVRYGWNYARLLAEGPSERALVPSPLMRAMREGMVARIEELTRMPSDVQDTLITILSEKTLPVPELNTEVQARRGFTVIATANDRDRGVNELSSALRRRFNTVVLPLPAGTDEEVDIVSRRVEQIGRSLELPEVPAGLAEIRRVVTVFRELRSGMTADGRTRLKSPSGTLSTAEAISVITNGLALAAHFGDGVLRAADVAGGIVGAVVQDPVSDRVVWQEYLETVVRERDEWRDFYRACREVS; from the coding sequence ATGGCCGAAGCCGCAGGCCCGCCCGCCCACGACCGCACCGGCAGCGCCGACCGGCAGACCGAGCGCACGGTGCTGCGGCCGCACGCCGAGCAGCAGTTCGCCGACGAGCTGGCGCTGCTGGCCGCCAGCGACGACCGTCCCCGGCCGCCCGGCTGGCGGCTGTCCCCGTGGGCGGTCACCACGTACCTGCTCGGCGGCGAGCTGCCCGGCGGCGGCGTGGTCACCCCCAAGTACGTGGGGCCGCGCCGGCTGATGGAGGTCGCGGTCGCCACGCTGGCCACCGACCGGGCGCTGCTGCTGCTCGGGGTCCCCGGCACCGCCAAGACCTGGGTGTCGGAGCACCTGGCGGCGGCGGTGTGCGGCGACTCGACGCTGCTGGTCCAGGGCACCGCCGGGACCTCCGAGGAGGCCGTCCGCTACGGCTGGAACTACGCCCGGCTGCTCGCCGAGGGCCCCTCCGAGCGGGCGCTGGTGCCCAGCCCGCTGATGCGGGCGATGCGGGAGGGCATGGTCGCCCGCATCGAGGAGCTGACCCGGATGCCCAGCGACGTGCAGGACACCCTGATCACCATCCTGTCGGAGAAGACGCTGCCCGTTCCGGAGCTGAACACCGAGGTGCAGGCGCGCCGCGGGTTCACCGTGATCGCCACCGCCAACGACCGGGACCGCGGGGTGAACGAGCTGTCGTCGGCGCTGCGCCGCCGGTTCAACACCGTCGTGCTGCCGCTGCCCGCCGGCACCGACGAGGAGGTCGACATCGTCTCCCGCCGGGTGGAGCAGATCGGCCGGTCGCTGGAGCTGCCGGAGGTCCCGGCCGGGCTGGCGGAGATCCGCCGGGTGGTCACCGTGTTCCGGGAGCTGCGGTCGGGGATGACCGCCGACGGCCGGACCAGGCTGAAGTCCCCGTCCGGCACGCTGAGCACCGCGGAGGCCATCTCGGTGATCACCAACGGGCTGGCGCTGGCCGCCCACTTCGGCGACGGCGTGCTGCGCGCCGCGGACGTGGCCGGCGGCATCGTCGGCGCGGTCGTCCAGGACCCGGTGTCCGACCGCGTGGTCTGGCAGGAGTACCTGGAGACCGTCGTCCGCGAACGCGACGAGTGGCGCGACTTCTACCGGGCCTGCCGAGAGGTCTCCTAG
- a CDS encoding VWA domain-containing protein translates to MQTDERLRRWRMVLGGEDADGTGVGLSGDDARMDAALEALYGQRGRSRSGGRGGRRGGLGESAPNVARWLGDIRTYFPSSVVQVMQKDAIERLDLTRLLLEPEMLDAVEPDVHLVGTLLSLNRVMPDRARESARAVVRKVVAELEARLAQRTRSAVTGALDRSARTHRPRRPADIDWHRTIRANLRHYIPERGTVIPERLVGFGHRRQAVERDVVLCIDQSGSMASSVVYAGVFGAVLASMRTLRTSLVVFDTAVVDLTDQLHDPVEVLFGTRLGGGTDINRAIAYCQGLITRPADTVFILISDLYEGGVREEMLKRVAAMTTAGVQVIALLALSDEGAPAYDHTNAAALAELGVPAFACTPDAFPDLMAAAIERRNLTEWAERHLSS, encoded by the coding sequence ATGCAGACCGACGAACGGCTCAGGCGCTGGCGGATGGTCCTCGGCGGCGAGGACGCCGACGGCACCGGGGTGGGCCTGAGCGGCGACGACGCCAGGATGGACGCCGCCCTCGAAGCGCTGTACGGGCAGCGCGGCCGGTCCCGTTCCGGCGGCCGGGGCGGCAGGCGCGGCGGGCTGGGCGAGTCGGCGCCGAACGTGGCGCGCTGGCTCGGCGACATCCGCACGTACTTCCCGTCCTCGGTCGTCCAGGTGATGCAGAAGGACGCCATCGAACGCCTCGACCTGACCCGCCTCCTGCTGGAGCCGGAGATGCTCGACGCCGTCGAACCCGACGTCCACCTGGTCGGCACCCTGCTGTCGCTCAACCGCGTCATGCCCGACAGGGCCAGGGAGTCCGCCCGCGCCGTGGTCCGCAAGGTGGTCGCCGAGCTGGAGGCCCGCCTGGCCCAGCGCACCCGTTCGGCGGTGACGGGGGCGCTGGACCGGTCGGCGCGCACGCACCGCCCGCGCCGCCCCGCCGACATCGACTGGCACCGCACCATCCGCGCCAACCTGCGCCACTACATCCCCGAACGCGGCACCGTGATCCCCGAACGGCTCGTCGGCTTCGGCCACAGGCGGCAGGCGGTCGAACGCGACGTGGTGCTGTGCATCGACCAGAGCGGCTCGATGGCGTCCTCGGTGGTCTACGCCGGCGTCTTCGGCGCCGTGCTGGCCTCGATGCGCACCCTGCGCACCTCCCTGGTCGTCTTCGACACCGCCGTCGTCGACCTCACCGACCAGTTGCACGACCCCGTCGAGGTCCTGTTCGGCACCCGGCTCGGCGGCGGCACCGACATCAACCGCGCCATCGCCTACTGCCAGGGCCTGATCACCCGCCCCGCCGACACCGTCTTCATCCTGATCAGCGACCTGTACGAGGGCGGGGTCCGCGAGGAGATGCTCAAACGCGTCGCCGCCATGACCACCGCCGGCGTGCAGGTGATCGCCCTCCTGGCCCTCTCCGACGAGGGCGCCCCCGCCTACGACCACACCAACGCCGCCGCCCTGGCCGAACTGGGCGTCCCCGCCTTCGCCTGCACCCCCGACGCCTTCCCCGACCTGATGGCCGCCGCCATAGAACGCCGCAACCTCACCGAATGGGCCGAACGCCACCTGTCCTCCTGA
- a CDS encoding M50 family metallopeptidase, whose amino-acid sequence MDVDAAGIGELWHNLTSAQPDPPWWLVVLAGIVALGAVVHGPTWRVARNVVTIAHEGGHALAALLTGRRLDGIKLHSDTSGVTVSRGRPDGPGMVFTALAGYLAPPLLGLAFAALLSWGRITLMLWASLALLAGMLVMIRNAYGVLSVAATGLLIFLVSWLGTAQVQAAFAYLAALFLLLAGTRPVVELQRMRSRQMAPSSDADQLAHLTGVPGLVWVGLFAFVSLAALLAGGKLLAPDSAAVLPGFLND is encoded by the coding sequence GTGGACGTGGACGCAGCAGGCATCGGGGAACTGTGGCACAACCTGACCAGCGCGCAGCCCGATCCGCCGTGGTGGCTGGTCGTCCTGGCCGGGATCGTCGCGCTCGGCGCGGTCGTGCACGGCCCCACCTGGCGGGTGGCCCGCAACGTGGTCACCATCGCGCACGAGGGCGGCCACGCGCTGGCGGCGCTGCTGACCGGCCGCCGGCTGGACGGGATCAAGCTGCACTCCGACACCTCCGGGGTGACGGTGTCGCGGGGCAGGCCGGACGGCCCCGGGATGGTGTTCACCGCGCTGGCCGGCTACCTCGCTCCCCCGCTGCTGGGGCTGGCGTTCGCGGCGCTGCTGAGCTGGGGGCGGATCACGCTGATGCTGTGGGCGTCGCTGGCGCTGCTGGCCGGGATGCTGGTGATGATCCGCAACGCCTACGGGGTGCTGTCGGTGGCGGCCACCGGCCTGCTGATCTTCCTGGTGTCCTGGCTGGGCACCGCGCAGGTGCAGGCCGCGTTCGCCTACCTGGCGGCGCTGTTCCTGCTGCTGGCCGGGACGCGGCCGGTGGTCGAGCTGCAGCGGATGCGGTCCCGGCAGATGGCCCCGTCCTCCGACGCCGACCAGCTCGCCCACCTGACCGGGGTGCCGGGCCTGGTGTGGGTGGGGCTGTTCGCGTTCGTGTCGCTGGCGGCGCTGCTGGCCGGGGGCAAGCTGCTGGCCCCCGACAGCGCGGCGGTCCTGCCCGGGTTCCTGAACGACTGA